CGCCCAGCAttctcaacacattctcaatgtcgaCTTGGTttgtctatttctagacgcccaTTTCAGGGACTCATGTCAGCATCTCcccgaggaggagggaggatgctctgcccctccgtaatgcccgtctccccgctgggcttcagatgagcttctgagcagccgagatgctgggggctgtagagttccaaatgttccctgtgtcagttctgcttctccctctccccagggaTCTCTGCAGGGCCCATGAGCCTCCTGATTTTTGGAGATGAGATTTGGCAAcgcttctgcatttttggcccatgcctggctgaagttcgtgacgccgaacAGGTTGcaggtgcaggtgaagttgtcctctcggcagcctgctgggagctctgtgagcagcaccggctgaggaccaagcgTCTTGTAGGCGCAAGacctgtgcaggcaggtggatgggatgGCCTccagagccattctgagggcctgggcctggccatgaaggagggaggtgtcggaaggctgaggggatgaatgtggagagagttgtaggtgggaaagcgggcaggcagccgAAGCTCTTGTCCTCCCATCTCAGGGGTGACCATGGTCTGGGCTTGCTTGCTTTGAGGGGtcgggaggcactgggagggtttgagcccagcagcaatgtcctctgtgggcgatggagctgtggttgcttggaggtgggcatgcttggagaacgGCTgcccagctccggtgcttctgaggaagcactgctgtcccatccagccaggtgggctccttctccccttctctgggcagtgacggtggagggcaggctctgtcccctgggactcctggggaggccagtggcagtgctttcattctgtgtgtcttcaggtgacgggcatggatccgatgccttggtccaaatgccaagacgcctttacacaagctcgtacaagacccagtgagccaccgctcaaaaagggaaggtgagtgcccacttccccttgctctgtgattgtcccgaaaggtggggctttgctgcttcaggggccagagaggaaccacctcctccctcttccctctgtccgttagcactcaggctgttgggcctcccagggccgtggctgctgccgcctcctccttccaggggagagctctgccctcagcatctggaggtggcaacgtGAGCAAGcacagaagactctttctccctcgattccagggccaggccctgctttgcaacagctcgtagtcccgtctgCCCAGTGACCACCTGcattttctctcctcaggtgccatgagacctgctcttcccttgcccagtgacctgaacgccgaggatgtgcttaggaagtacataccagtcacTGCTCTCAGGAAGGTACAGCAAGGCCACCGCTGTGGGGACTGCATTtttggagggcagaagaagtggtgccctGCAGAGATGGAGTTCtcacgggaacagaccaatcaaagaaaatgcgccctgagACAACAACGCGGGGGAACTGAGCCCAGGGCActggtgctgcaccattgtctgcattgtcctcagagagacatgggtggcggGAGGACGACTCCTGTCTCTCTGTCTTTtgcgtggctatggttctgggtgtgctgTGCACACGacggtgggataaaggggagattcccctgaagtccctggagcatccctgagggtctcccctcatgtccgtacgggtccccagatggcgtgttaatggagcagccttctctcctttgtcgtTTGTGTtctgactcggcgtctgcctgccgcaggctgggcggcctgcccgccctttgcACTGAGAAGAGGATTTGTCCCTTTCTCTGCTAGtgcccgctatcgccagcacgcctgctctccctcggtaccggtgtgggcagtaagagcccgggagagcaggctggtgaagccatcgtgctcttgtcttccagctcgatgcaggactgcccatggacctcctctctgagctacggccagtcacctgcatctttgtccagctgcatcTCAGCACcatcctcaaggaggccagcagggcgatgctagaaatcctctctcctcacgaGGGTCACATCAACAaggtcctcctgtgtgataaagtgagtgggggggaacggtcacctcccccagcaccagagggtgggcagtgagcgcgagggagggactccctcttaggcgctgtagcaatgcgttccacatctgtcctgggcagggctgcacatTCCTCttcgtgctgggactccctgcaaacaagctgccctgcgagagccttcacgccttGCAGAgcgctctggagatcttcaactcgtgcttcACCATGCTCGAGGAAATAGAGTGAGTGTGCGGTGGGGGTTGGCGGGGTGcgtgctgcctgggacggcgcaagggggcttcccagaaagagatgtgccttctagtttgccctcccttgtccctggcaggaaggaggcagtgccctgagaaggtggcaggcaacccctgggctcagcccacggcagccagatggagtccctccaagcacgcTCTGCTGGCCACTGCGCTGggaagagccctcgtgagggccagaggcccctgtggctAGAGGCTGGCCCTTCTGGACCACTggcccatgaacggggatggggcccagccacctgatcccaagtggctgtcatcgccaggccgtgacatggcgggcgccttcttccctctctctttgttcacgagagggctgtggccctgcacgtgctctgcctctgccccttGTCCCCTGCAatctgcagatgttgcacccctgagctctccacgtccccgagacccacgctggcagggcaggacagctggtggcccaggctggcaccgaggggaggtgagggaagggatgaagccaggcgggcaggactgcgcctggggcgctgctcaagccctgctgtttctctgtgtgccaggacaatgtctgtggcagttaccagagggacgatgttctgcggagtcactggccacccgctgagacacgaatacacaggtactggcctggaagggtgccgcggggctggtggcacaggcCACACCAACGCGTGCTCTCTCTCTGTAACACGTGCCCTCTCTTTGGCGgtccttggccagaaggtgaacttggctgcccggatgatggtgcactaccctgggctggtgtcctgtgatgcagtgacctacgccgcctctcggctgcccgcttcctacttcaaggagctgctggagagagagatgaaaggcctcaggcagcctggccctgtctatcaatacgtgggggtcaccgatgagaggtgagtgtcctctgagacggtcggaagccctggcgcggcaggctttttgccccgctcccctgctgtctccagctgctgagagagcaggagtgaaaccacagggatggggaaggtttgtctgtcttggtagacacaacctggccttgcgggctcggtctaaagggctttgggctgtgctttccgtgctgtgcttgctccaccgtgtgccctgggaatgctgacccaaggagatctttgtcccagctgctccgagcaggaagctttgggcatgtctggtccccatggggaaacatggaccatcgggacactcttcctcaggtcttcctgcagaaatctcaacTCTTCTTCTGGGACAGGATTTGACCTTCCCTTCAGAGGGCGGTTTGAAGGTTATCGTTGCCGTCTCTTTGAAACTGTGGGAAGACTTGAGACAAAGGTGCCAGTTGCTTGGCATCCCAACCCCTTCAGGAACACAAGTCCTCCTTTCAAAGACCCTTCGTGTTCTTGGCCAACGTGGTAAAGCTGTCTTttagccaacagcacgccctggcttctttcacttGTCTTCTCCaatttctctgggtttggcctctggggatggactcttgatatctTCTTCTGTCCCACTGTCACCgttgggcttctttacgcttgaagctgtggTAGTGTGttagcttgaactttggctgggaaagcgtgaaGGGGATAACACCCTGCTCCAAAGAAAAGCcagtacccgaggagcacctccttccctgccacgccaggctgctcctctaggtcccctggcttctcaccagaTCATTGACTTGTCTTGTCgtttcccctgcttctagcatctttggcgtgggtcttaccaagaagaggtgggagtacgtccccttgctgggtaggtggagaatgCCTCGCTTTtttgaagcccaggttcttccccttggtaacttttagtgccttgctgggaagggagaggcttttaccagggatggtgttgcctgcagcagccctaaggaAGCGTcacctgtcttggtctctgcttgcttgatatttTTGGGGTGGAAagcgaggtggggcgcctgctgctccctgtcgtcttccagacctggtaggaaggttcctttcaactgtggagctgctcacagcctgggggctaaactgatccctgtctttggggtcaggaaagagatttccttctgccaaaccGATGGAGAGTTTTggcggtgggttctcctccttgtACTCCTCAGAGTtcctttcttggcagcatctgggcgaagacatgggaatgtcaggaggcaggggatgcctgtattcactcggtgtcttgccgaatgttttgggccctgttgtgggttaaccctgcttggcagctcagccccacagagccgctcgctccccacagtgggatggggaagagaatcagaagggttaaagtgagaacACTGTTGTgatgagatacagacagcttaatagggaaagcaaaagctgtgcacacacgCAAAGCAAAACAggcattcattcactgcttcccatgggcgggcaggcatctcgccatttccaggaaagcaaggcttcATCACGTGtgacagtgacttgggaagacaaatgacaTCACTCCGAacgtcctccccttcctcctttcccccggattttcttgctgagcacggcgtcatatggtctggaataggcctttgggcagttggggtcagctgtggcggctgtgccccctcccagcttcttgtgcacccccagactgctCGCCAGCAGGGCGGCATGAGCCacggaaaaggcctcgacgctgcgcaggcgctcttcagccataactaaagcatcgttgtgttatcaacagcaatgtttggtcacaaatccaaaacatagacctgtacgaGCTATTgccgaagaaaattaactccagcccagcccaaaccagtacgGTCCAGatgacgctgccttagctactgggaggtgctgtggggctcacggcacagcgaggagatgctttgagtctgtttgggacgcagctgcctgaaccggctgcagtcctCCCTTCCAGCCTTGTGCTGGATCTCTGCGGGGAGTCGCGTGGGGCCGGCGGAATCTctgtgcctgtgggataggggagagggcgagggggctgcgctgtggggcagggggccaGGTGGCCCTGCGAgcgctctgaggaaggcagaggtgcccaagcatGGACGAGcgggtgggaaggaggcctgggtgccggcaggctggccgatgtggtggcggggagggaagctgcggtggagggtgcccacaaaagggacggctctttgcttttccgCACGCTCCCAGCAGCTCGttttctggtttgtcttcgcaggtcggaagcaggagactgacctctttgtcagctgctcgAATGCCTacagggattcaggccaaaggaacatcctggcgttTGAGgacacgatgggctgtggaaagagccacttacttgctgatcGGGCCTCtttaggccaggatgctggccacagatacaggttttccacctgtagctttgggacgctgcccctgcccatcccctgacagccgtggaacgctccagcccctctgccagggcacctggcccttggactgcagcctcccgacagagcctcctggagacactgcctgggagcacctgcgtgctgcgctcccgcctctgcctctttggtgagttggaggtggcttctggagccacggcctttcctccttcacccctgggtcaggcgcgGATAGAATGAAGGAGCCCAAGCTCAGAgattttcatcccactccagacccaagagacagcagggctgcctgtctcggAAGTCCTGCTCGCCCTCGGCCTGTTTCCCAgaaggagcacgggggcctgtgctctggcaggcggaccgataaggtctggagcccaaaggcaaagcTTCTGAGcaggaaagtggctggggagagacttcagagcattccctcaagagacggaggctaaatctcgtcccctggaAGACAgttgagaatccactggattcccctcagagcaacctgcttttttttcagacccttacaggagattttggcatatttgtcattgacaatgcccatttcatcgaccctgactcctggttcatcatgttaCCCGTGCTCCAAAAAGTCTCCCTCTTCAcagtcatgagcttagccccggGCTatgagataacagagagcttttgcaaagccgcagcagacaacgcctcGTCCTAGAAAATCACTTAttttcatctggacaagctgaaagcttcagctgtgatgcagaaagtctgcaaggacctcggagtggtcagcatccccagggatctggtgaggtaagttggaggcaggggagctcttcctgagggcctgaacctctgccgACGGTGGTAGGGAATCAggcccccaggcaagggagcgcagggccgctagaagcatcccggactctagcgagtgccaggcgtgggcggcttgttatgcctcaccctggtgggtgtgagctgagagcgggcaactcccgagacacccagcctgggaggtgtccgccttggctgccgcacagggaggaagggaggaagagtcctgagcccagctgtgtctgggtgtgaacagaaaaggccttggtctgggtggctgggctgtgggggagattccccgtgGCAGAGGTCcgtcctctccaggctcctgaggagaagaaaggcagggatcactgctctgtgctttgggcattgtccgcaattcttttcccatGGACTTCAGCAAAGGCTGgaggttcagggggcacaaaagcCTAAGGCAGcaggaggacgatccctttccaaagtgaggtgtagctgtgatgaagatgctggctaccctggtatgcctgagtgactggccgcccacctgaactgtgtttcacggaatcacggaatcacggaatcacggaatcttcagagttggaagggacctctagagatcatctagtccaactcccctgctagagcaggattgcctaaagcacatccctcagggctgcatccaggcgggtcttgaaaatctccagagaaggggactccaccacctccctgggcagcctgttccagtgctctgtcaccctcaccgtaaagaagtttttccgtgtatttgaacggaacttcctatgttctagcttagcttgtgcccattgccccttgtcctgtcgctgggaaccattcaccttactttccttgtgctggtccccaacaggtctgctcctgtgcaggttcctgatccgaaccagctcagggatcccatattactgcgaggagctgctgcgctgccttcgtgccaacagcgtgctccagttctgcacccggaggcagtctggaaaagcaaaggacaactgggagagcctgatcagtaagcaccttggctgcgactagtgAGTTGCTGTGGCgcgttctccacagcagagtcttgccccgttgttctcccatggctctgggcagggtcagatct
This window of the Rissa tridactyla isolate bRisTri1 unplaced genomic scaffold, bRisTri1.patW.cur.20221130 scaffold_29, whole genome shotgun sequence genome carries:
- the LOC128903338 gene encoding adenylate cyclase type 10-like isoform X1; the protein is MRPALPLPSDLNAEDVLRKYIPVTALRKLDAGLPMDLLSELRPVTCIFVQLHLSTILKEASRAMLEILSPHEGHINKVLLCDKGCTFLFVLGLPANKLPCESLHALQSALEIFNSCFTMLEEIETMSVAVTRGTMFCGVTGHPLRHEYTVLGQKVNLAARMMVHYPGLVSCDAVTYAASRLPASYFKELLEREMKGLRQPGPVYQYVGVTDESIFGVGLTKKRWEYVPLLGRKQETDLFVSCSNAYRDSGQRNILAFEDTMGCGKSHLLADRASLGQDAGHRYRFSTCSFGTLPLPIP
- the LOC128903338 gene encoding adenylate cyclase type 10-like isoform X2, whose product is MRPALPLPSDLNAEDVLRKYIPVTALRKLDAGLPMDLLSELRPVTCIFVQLHLSTILKEASRAMLEILSPHEGHINKVLLCDKGCTFLFVLGLPANKLPCESLHALQSALEIFNSCFTMLEEIETMSVAVTRGTMFCGVTGHPLRHEYTVLGQKVNLAARMMVHYPGLVSCDAVTYAASRLPASYFKELLEREMKGLRQPGPVYQYVGVTDERSEAGD